The following proteins are encoded in a genomic region of Dokdonia donghaensis DSW-1:
- a CDS encoding TlpA family protein disulfide reductase, protein MNKILIILVLASLFSCKKDVHSPVNKGIKEGVWRATLAVQDNEELPFVFESFEDGTLAIHNAEERILVDEITITGDSVRIQTPVFEGYFSGRFRESGNLITGNFIKPSLDRIVPFKMVYGDSVRFITEYTQEDDKPPYVNVTGSWETVFSPESEEDRYIAKGMFKRAGAVVTGTFRTTTGDYRYLEGRINGDEMRLSTFDGAHAFLFVATVTDSTMQGDFYSGNHWKEPFVAKRNDTYELPDAKNLTYLKEGYDRVDFAFPDESGNIISLQDERFINKVVLVQILGSWCPNCIEESKFYRDYLKTNPSKDLAVIGLAYEYAKTEEAARKSIKRLKDRLELPYPVLLAQYGQGADKAAAAKTLPMLNHFLSYPTTIYIDKKGAVRRIHTGYNGKATGGKYLEFEKDFKDFVTGLLLE, encoded by the coding sequence ATGAATAAAATATTGATCATTTTAGTTTTGGCTAGTTTGTTTTCTTGTAAAAAAGACGTGCATTCGCCAGTAAATAAAGGTATTAAAGAAGGTGTGTGGCGTGCTACACTAGCAGTTCAAGATAATGAGGAGTTACCTTTTGTCTTTGAGTCTTTTGAAGACGGGACACTTGCTATACATAATGCCGAAGAGCGCATTCTGGTAGATGAGATAACGATTACGGGTGATAGTGTACGTATTCAAACTCCAGTTTTTGAGGGATATTTTTCTGGACGCTTTCGCGAAAGCGGAAACCTAATAACGGGTAATTTTATAAAGCCCAGTCTTGATCGCATAGTCCCTTTTAAGATGGTGTATGGAGACTCAGTACGTTTTATTACTGAGTATACTCAAGAAGATGATAAGCCGCCGTATGTGAATGTCACAGGTAGTTGGGAAACAGTTTTTAGCCCAGAGAGTGAAGAAGATCGTTACATTGCAAAGGGTATGTTTAAGCGTGCGGGAGCTGTTGTAACAGGTACTTTTAGAACAACCACCGGAGATTATAGGTATCTTGAGGGTAGGATTAATGGTGATGAGATGCGTCTCTCTACCTTTGACGGGGCACACGCTTTTCTATTTGTGGCTACCGTAACAGATAGTACGATGCAAGGTGATTTTTATAGCGGTAATCATTGGAAAGAGCCTTTTGTAGCAAAACGTAACGACACTTATGAGTTGCCAGATGCAAAGAATCTTACATATCTCAAAGAAGGCTATGATCGTGTTGACTTTGCCTTTCCAGATGAAAGCGGGAATATCATTTCTCTGCAAGATGAGCGGTTTATAAATAAAGTCGTGCTTGTGCAGATATTGGGCTCTTGGTGTCCTAACTGTATAGAGGAGTCTAAGTTTTATAGGGATTATCTAAAAACGAATCCATCAAAAGATCTTGCAGTCATAGGTCTGGCTTATGAATATGCAAAAACAGAAGAGGCTGCGCGCAAGAGTATAAAACGCCTTAAAGATAGGTTAGAGCTTCCTTATCCGGTGCTCTTGGCACAGTATGGGCAAGGAGCAGACAAGGCTGCTGCTGCAAAAACATTGCCTATGCTTAATCACTTTCTTTCATACCCAACCACAATTTATATAGATAAAAAAGGAGCTGTGAGGCGCATACATACTGGGTATAACGGTAAAGCGACAGGGGGGAAGTATCTTGAGTTTGAAAAAGATTTTAAGGATTTTGTAACGGGGTTGCTTTTAGAGTAA